The window GGAGGTGTGCACGCTCACGCCGTCACGCTCGAGCGCCTCGGCCACCACGGCACCCACCCGAGGGTCCTCGGTCGGCAGCAGCTGGTCCGCGATCTCGATGATGCTCACCGTGCTGCCCAGCCGAGCGAACGCCTGCCCGAGCTCGCACCCGACCGCACCCCCACCCACGATCGCGAGGCGCTCCGGCACGGCGTCGAGCTGCCACAGAGTGTCCGTCGTGAGTGGCTCGGCGTCGATGAGGCCCGGGATCCCCGGCAGGGTCGGCGCAGACCCGGTCGCGACGAGCGCGGTGCGGTAGGCGACCTCGTCGTCGCCGATACTGACGCGGCCGGGCGCGACGAAGCGGGCATGGCCCTGGCGTACCTCGACCCCCTCGGCGCGGAGCCGTTCGGGGCTGTCGTGTGGCTGGATGGTCTGGATCGCTCGGTGGACGTGGCGCATGACCGACGGGAGGTCGACGACCGGCTCGGCAGGTCGCAGTCCGACCTCGTGGGCGGTACGCATGTCGTGGGCCCGTCGGGCGGTCGCGATCAGCGCCTTGCTCGGCACGCACCCGGTCCACAGGCACTCGCCTCCGGTGCGATCGCGCTCCGCGAGCACGACCCGCGCCCCGACCCCGGCGGCACCGATGGCCGCCGTCAGCCCGGCCGTTCCACCTCCGATGACCACCAGGTCGTAGCGCCTCACGGCACCACCGTCACGTCGTGGTCGGCATCTGGTAGCCGCCACACGGCTGACCCGCGGACCGCCAGCCCGACCGCGTCGCCGGGTGCGAGCTGGGGCGAGGTCGGGGCGTGCACCTCGAGCGGTACGCCCACGTCAACGAGGACGCGGAGGTGGCTGCCCTGGTAGGTGACGTCGCTGACCCGGCCCCGAACCGTCGCCTCGCCACCGGGCACTACGGCGATCCGTTCGGGACGGATCGCGACCGTAGCGGGCCCATCGGAACCGTCTGCCGGTAGCCAACCTCCCGGAAGCTGGAGACGACCGTCACGGACGTGACCCGTCACGAGGTTGGCGGCCCCGAAGAACCGCGCGACGGTGGCTGAACGGGGCCGCTCGAACACCTCGCGGGGCGGGGCGTGCACGACGACGCGCCCCTCGATGACCAGGGCGATGTGGTCACCCATCTCCGCCGCCTCGGTGCGGTCGTGGGTCACGTACAGGGCGGTGGTCGCGTGCTCGCGCTGAACGGCACTGATGAGCCGGCGCAGATCCTCCCGGCGGTGCGCGTCGACCGACGACAGCGGCTCGTCGAGCAGCAGCAGATCGGGGCGGGCGGCGAGAGCTCGGGCGAGCGCCACCCGTTGCCGCTCCCCGCCGGACAGTCCGCCGACACGTCGGTCAGCGAACCCGGCGAGCCCGACCTCGTCCAGCAACCGCGCGGCTTCCTCGCGGCGCGGCCGGCGCTTCCGACCCGCCACCCGGAGCGGGAACGCGACGTTCTCCGCCACGTCGAGGTTGGGGAATAGCCGTGGCTCCTGGAACACGACGGCGACACGTCGACGGTGGACGGGAACGCCGTCCAGGGACCGTCCACCCAGCTCCAGGTGTCCCTCGGCGAGCGGCACCAGGCCGGCGATGGCACGCAGGAGCGTGGTCTTGCCCGCGCCGGACGGCCCGACGATCGAGGTCATGCTGCCCGGCGGCACGCGCAGATCGACATCGCGGAGTACGGTTGCACCCGAGAGCCGCACCGCCAGCTTCTTCAGGACGAGCTCGGCCGGTCGCCTCACCGCAGCACCTCCACCAGCCACCGTCGTTCGAGCTGCTCGACGCGCTCGACCGCGAGTTCGTCGAGCAGTCGATCGGGCACGTCCAGCACGTACGGGCTGTCACGTGTCGCTTCGAACCGGGCGCGATCGGGCGGGGCCAGCCGGTCGAGGTCGAGCACGGTCGGCACACCCAGGACCTCGGGGTCCGCCTTGATCGCCTGGAGGTCCGGCTCCAGCAACAGGTCCGCGAGCACCAGTGCCCCCTCGACGTTGGTCGCGTTGGCCGGGATCGTGACGTAGCTGACGTTGTGCAGGGTGCCGTGTTCGAGCACGAAGGGCCGTGCCGTCTCCGCGAACACGCCCTGCCGCACCGCCGTCTCAACGAAGCCGGGGTCGTAGCTCATGGCGACGTCGACCTGTCCATCGCCGAAGAGCTGATTGAGCTCCGCCTCGGTCCCGGGGTAGGACCGACCCTCGCGCCACGCCACCTCCCGCAGCTCCCGGAGCCACGTGAAGGCCGCGTCCTCGCCCATCACCTGCACCACCTGGCGGACGAACGCCGACCCGGTGAAATCGGGGGGTGCCGGGTAGGTCACCCGACCCGGGTTCGCCCGCGCGTACGCCAGGAGCTCAGCGAACGTGGCGGGCGGATCAGCGATCCGGGCGGTGTCGTACGCGAAGGTGAACAGTGCACGGCTCCAGGGCGACTCCTGCCCCTCGACGGGAACGCCGAAGTCGCGCTCCACCGTGGACAGGTCGACCAACTCCGCGTTCGGGAGGGCCGGCGACCAGTCCTGCAGCCACAGGCCCGTGCGCTTCCCGAGGGCGAAGTTCTCGCCGTTGATCCAGATCAGGTCGACCGTTCCGTCGATCACACCTGCCTCGTGCTCCGCCAAGACCTGCTGTACCGCGTCGGCGGTGTCGCTGACGGGCACGCGCTCCACCGTGAGGCCGAGGTCCTCCGCAGCCGGGGTCACGTGGTCGTCGATGTAGCGGTTG of the Actinomycetota bacterium genome contains:
- a CDS encoding ABC transporter ATP-binding protein, which gives rise to MRRPAELVLKKLAVRLSGATVLRDVDLRVPPGSMTSIVGPSGAGKTTLLRAIAGLVPLAEGHLELGGRSLDGVPVHRRRVAVVFQEPRLFPNLDVAENVAFPLRVAGRKRRPRREEAARLLDEVGLAGFADRRVGGLSGGERQRVALARALAARPDLLLLDEPLSSVDAHRREDLRRLISAVQREHATTALYVTHDRTEAAEMGDHIALVIEGRVVVHAPPREVFERPRSATVARFFGAANLVTGHVRDGRLQLPGGWLPADGSDGPATVAIRPERIAVVPGGEATVRGRVSDVTYQGSHLRVLVDVGVPLEVHAPTSPQLAPGDAVGLAVRGSAVWRLPDADHDVTVVP
- a CDS encoding ABC transporter substrate-binding protein; translated protein: MTPSTTVAALLVALTAAAACASGVPSTSEPADPEDWAAVTAAAEGQTVRWWLFGGDDRVNRYIDDHVTPAAEDLGLTVERVPVSDTADAVQQVLAEHEAGVIDGTVDLIWINGENFALGKRTGLWLQDWSPALPNAELVDLSTVERDFGVPVEGQESPWSRALFTFAYDTARIADPPATFAELLAYARANPGRVTYPAPPDFTGSAFVRQVVQVMGEDAAFTWLRELREVAWREGRSYPGTEAELNQLFGDGQVDVAMSYDPGFVETAVRQGVFAETARPFVLEHGTLHNVSYVTIPANATNVEGALVLADLLLEPDLQAIKADPEVLGVPTVLDLDRLAPPDRARFEATRDSPYVLDVPDRLLDELAVERVEQLERRWLVEVLR